A genome region from Solanum pennellii chromosome 12, SPENNV200 includes the following:
- the LOC107005275 gene encoding receptor-like protein 6: MERLFSFYSFLCFVLLISRTFCSSFEHHLCSPTEASALLQFKQSFEVNSGYSDCFTSLPKTKSWNESRDCCSWDGVTCDLLNGHVIGLDLSCSKLVGTFHPNSTLFQLHHLHTLNLAYNDFNYSLIPHNIGRLTNLRHLNLSDAWFQGKIPTEISYLSNLVSLDLSGNECELDERTFETVLRNFTNMEVLSLVLVNISSPIPVNLSTSLRYVDLSATYLRGVLPESLFLVPNSLESLRLSDNDLLKGVLPKIHASNTALLELDISNTGISGELPHSIGTWSSLNILNLYGCHFSGSIPDSIGNLTLITKLDLSYNHFSGSIPDSIGNLTQITELDLSYNHFTDHIPSTISKFKHLTRLHLSSNSFSGEIPDVFSNLQQLRYLYLNDNSFIGSFPSTVLNLTQLDAFDLSSNSLSGPLPGNTSMLPKLTSLDLSYNSLDGTIPSWVFSLPLLQLWLKHNRFRGIADEVIKTNPTLIHLYLSNNQLSGFFPQSLANLTNLYILDLSSNNITGDAVPNITFPSLGILELSSCELKDFPLFLRNVNTLEALDISNNKIRGQIPNWFSGKRWESLLHLNLSHNSLTGHLPQFHNYHSLEYLDVKFNSLKGPLPSSICNMNKLEFLDLSHNNFSNSIPSCLRSMASLTVLDLRRNNFTGSIPPLCAHNTSLRTIVLNGNQFEGPVPMSLLNCDSLEVLDLGNNAINDTFPAWLGTLEQLQVLILKSSVFHGPISTCQTKFCFPKLRIFDLSSNEFSGSLPAKVFGNFKAMIKLDGEDRGEIKYMKQVTKSAYTSYEDSVSLVIKGQNIELQRISTIMTTIDLSSNHFEGVIPETLKDLSSLWLLNLSHNNLIGHIPMELGQLNMLEALDLSWNRLTGKIPKELTTMNFLEFLNLSQNHLIGPIPIGPQFNTFENDSYGGNLDLCGPPLSKQCGTSDPSHALQPLGSEEDEDESYFFSGFTWESVVIGYSFGLVVGTVMWSLMFKYRKPKWFVKFFEGIFPKKMRRSQKRRLRLRI; the protein is encoded by the coding sequence ATGGAACgtctcttttccttttattcattTCTTTGTTTTGTGTTGCTAATAAGTCGAACTTTTTGTTCTTCATTTGAGCATCATCTTTGCTCTCCCACTGAAGCTTCTGCTTTGCTTCAGTTTAAGCAATCCTTTGAAGTTAATTCCGGCTACTCCGACTGTTTTACTTCTTTACCGAAAACAAAGTCTTGGAATGAGAGTAGGGATTGCTGCAGTTGGGATGGAGTCACTTGTGACTTATTAAACGGTCATGTTATCGGGTTAGACCTTAGTTGTAGTAAGCTTGTTGGCACTTTTCATCCCAATAGCACCCTCTTCCAACTTCATCATCTCCACACACTAAACCTTGCTTACAATGACTTCAATTATTCTTTAATCCCACATAACATTGGCCGATTGACGAATTTGAGGCATCTCAACCTTTCTGATGCTTGGTTTCAAGGGAAAATTCCAACGGAAATCTCATACCTTTCCaatttggtttcacttgatcTTTCTGGTAATGAATGTGAACTTGATGAGAGAACATTTGAAACAGTGCTTCGCAACTTCACAAATATGGAGGTACTTTCTCTCGTTCTTGTCAACATCTCTTCTCCAATACCTGTGAATTTGTCAACCTCCTTGAGGTACGTTGATCTTTCTGCTACTTATCTGCGAGGTGTTCTCCCAGAGAGTCTTTTCCTTGTTCCAAACAGCTTGGAAAGTCTCAGATTGAGTGATAATGATCTTCTCAAAGGAGTTTTACCAAAGATCCACGCGAGCAACACTGCTCTGTTGGAGTTGGATATTTCAAACACAGGCATCTCGGGTGAGCTGCCTCATTCAATTGGCACATGGAGTTCCTTGAATATCTTGAACCTCTATGGATGTCATTTCTCTGGTTCCATTCCTGATTCCATAGGCAACCTAACACTAATTACAAAGTTGGATTTATCTTATAATCATTTCTCTGGTTCCATTCCTGATTCCATAGGCAACCTAACACAAATTACAGAGTTGGATTTATCTTATAATCATTTCACTGACCACATTCCTTCCACAATCTCTAAATTCAAGCACCTCACACGTTTACATCTTTCATCCAACTCCTTCTCAGGTGAAATTCCTGACGTTTTCTCTAACCTCCAACAACTACGTTATTTATATCTTAATGATAACAGCTTCATCGGTTCATTTCCTTCCACAGTTTTAAACTTGACACAACTTGATGCCTTCGACTTGTCGAGTAATTCCCTATCTGGCCCACTGCCTGGCAACACAAGCATGCTTCCAAAACTAACTTCTTTGGATTTGTCTTACAACTCACTGGATGGTACCATACCATCTTGGGTGTTTAGCCTCCCTTTGCTTCAATTGTGGCTCAAACATAACCGATTCAGAGGAATAGCCGATGAAGTGATCAAAACAAACCCAACATTAATACACCTGTATTTAAGCAATAATCAACTTAGTGGTTTTTTTCCTCAATCACTTGCGAATCTCACAAATCTTTATATCCTTGACCTTTCATCAAATAACATCACCGGTGATGCGGTACCAAATATCACTTTTCCTAGTCTAGGAATTTTGGAGTTATCATCTTGTGAACTGAAGGATTTTCCACTTTTCTTGAGAAATGTAAACACACTTGAGGCATTGGATATTTCTAACAATAAGATTCGTGGTCAAATCCCTAACTGGTTTAGTGGCAAGAGGTGGGAGTCCTTGTTGCACCTAAATCTTTCGCATAATTCATTAACAGGCCACCTACCACAATTTCATAATTACCATAGTCTAGAGTATCTTGATGTTAAATTTAACTCCCTTAAGGGTCCACTACCTTCATCCATTTGTAACATGAACAAGCTTGAATTTCTAGATTTATCACACAACAACTTCAGTAACTCGATTCCAAGTTGCTTGCGAAGCATGGCTAGTCTAACGGTACTGGACTTAAGAAGGAACAATTTCACAGGGAGTATTCCACCATTATGTGCACACAACACTTCATTGAGAACCATTGTCCTGAATGGTAATCAATTTGAAGGACCTGTCCCGATGTCGTTGCTCAACTGTGATAGTTTAGAAGTTCTTGATTTGGGGAATAACGCTATAAATGACACGTTTCCAGCTTGGCTAGGAACACTTGAACAACTGCAGGTCCTAATATTAAAGTCCAGTGTGTTCCATGGACCAATAAGTACTTGTCAGACTAAGTTTTGCTTTCCCAAGTTGCGAATTTTTGATCTTTCTAGTAATGAATTCAGTGGCTCACTTCCTGCAAAAGTTTTTGGAAACTTCAAGGCAATGATCAAATTAGATGGTGAAGACAGAGGAGAGATCAAGTACATGAAACAAGTTACGAAGTCAGCTTACACATCATATGAGGATTCAGTGAGTTTGGTGATCAAAGGGCAGAATATTGAGCTACAAAGAATCAGCACAATTATGACAACCATAGATCTCTCAAGCAACCATTTTGAAGGTGTCATTCCGGAAACACTAAAAGATCTCAGCTCACTTTGGCTACTCAATTTATCCCATAACAATCTCATAGGTCATATTCCAATGGAACTGGGGCAACTAAATATGCTTGAAGCATTAGATCTCTCTTGGAATCGTCTTACTGGAAAGATACCAAAGGAATTGACAACAATGAACTTTCTGGAGTTCTTAAACCTCTCTCAAAATCATCTCATCGGACCAATTCCTATCGGTCCACAATTCAACACATTTGAAAATGATTCGTATGGTGGAAACCTTGATTTATGTGGTCCTCCTTTATCAAAGCAATGTGGAACGAGTGATCCATCACATGCTCTTCAGCCATTAGGGtctgaagaagatgaagacgAGTCATATTTTTTTAGTGGATTTACGTGGGAATCCGTAGTCATAGGCTACAGTTTTGGACTCGTTGTTGGAACTGTCATGTGGAGCCTCATGTTTAAATATCGTAAGCCAAAATGGTTTGTCAAATTTTTTGAAGGCATTTTCCCCAAGAAAATGAGAAGGTCACAGAAGAGAAGGCTGAGACTGCGAATTTAA
- the LOC107007158 gene encoding EIN3-binding F-box protein 1-like, whose translation MPTLVNYSGDDEFYSGGSFCSADLGLMLSLGHADVYCPPRKRARISGPFVVEDRSKDPSLEVLPDECLFEILRRLPGGRERGAAACVSKRWLTVLSSVKNSEICRSKSYNNLNDAIMISKDEDLEVECDGYLTRCVEGKKATDVRLAAIAVGTSTRGGLGKLSIRGSNSVRGITNVGLSAIAHGCPSLRVLSLWNVPSIGDEGLLEVARECHSLEKLDLSHCRSISNKGLVAIAENCPSLTSLTIESCPKIGNEGLQAIGRCCTKLQSLTIKDCPLVGDQGVASLLSSGASMLTKVKLHGLNITDFSLAVIGHYGKLITSLNLCSLRNVSQKGFWVMGNAQGLQSLVSLTITLCQGATDVGLEAVGKGCPNLKHMCIRKCCFVSDGGLVAFAKEAGSLDSLILEECNRITQVGILNAVSNCRKLKSLSLVKCMGIKDLALQTSMLSPCESLRSLSIRSCPGFGSSSLAMVGKLCPKLHQLDLSGLCGITDAGLLPLLENCEGLVKVNLSDCLNLTDQVVLSLATRHGETLELLNLDGCRKVTDASLVAIADYCPLLIDLDVSKSAITDSGVAALSRGVQVNLQVLSLSGCSMVSNKSVPSLKKLGENLLGLNLQHCSVSCSSVELLVEDLWRCDILS comes from the exons ATGCCTACTCTTGTTAATTACAGTG GTGATGATGAGTTCTACTCTGGTGGATCGTTTTGTTCTGCAGATTTGGGTCTCATGTTGTCTTTGGGTCATGCTGATGTTTACTGTCCTCCTAGGAAGAGGGCAAGAATTAGTGGCCCGTTTGTTGTCGAAGACCGATCAAAGGATCCATCTCTTGAGGTTCTTCCTGATGAATGCCTATTTGAGATCCTCAGACGATTGCCTGGAGGCCGAGAAAGGGGTGCAGCAGCTTGTGTTTCTAAGCGCTGGCTTACAGTGTTGAGTAGCGTGAAGAACTCTGAAATTTGCAGGAGCAAGAGCTATAACAATCTAAATGACGCTATAATGATCTCTAAAGATGAAGATCTTGAAGTTGAATGTGATGGATACCTTACCAGGTGTGTGGAAGGGAAGAAAGCTACTGATGTTAGACTTGCTGCAATTGCAGTTGGGACGTCTACCCGTGGTGGACTAGGAAAGCTTTCTATTCGAGGGAGTAACTCAGTTCGTGGTATTACTAATGTCGGTCTATCTGCTATTGCACATGGGTGCCCTTCTCTTAGGGTCCTATCATTGTGGAATGTTCCTTCTATCGGAGATGAAGGTCTCTTGGAGGTTGCAAGGGAATGCCATTCATTAGAAAAGCTAGATCTGAGCCACTGTCGTTCAATCTCCAACAAGGGTCTTGTTGCAATAGCAGAGAATTGCCCTAGCTTGACTTCATTGACTATTGAATCCTGTCCAAAGATTGGAAACGAAGGCTTGCAAGCTATTGGAAGATGCTGCACCAAACTACAGTCTCTTACAATTAAGGACTGCCCGCTTGTCGGAGATCAGGGAGTTGCTAGTCTTCTGTCATCAGGTGCTTCAATGTTAACAAAAGTGAAACTACATGGTCTAAACATTACCGATTTCTCGCTTGCTGTCATTGGTCACTACGGCAAGCTGATTACCAGTCTTAATCTTTGTTCACTTCGTAATGTGAGTCAGAAGGGATTTTGGGTCATGGGTAATGCTCAAGGCCTCCAGTCTTTGGTTTCTTTGACAATCACCTTATGCCAGGGAGCCACTGATGTCGGTCTTGAAGCCGTGGGAAAGGGATGCCCAAATCTCAAACATATGTGCATTCGCAAGTGTTGCTTTGTTTCTGACGGTGGTCTTGTTGCTTTCGCTAAAGAGGCTGGATCTCTCGATAGTTTAATCTTGGAGGAGTGCAACAGAATTACCCAAGTAGGTATCCTTAATGCAGTTTCAAACTGCAGGAAGTTAAAGTCTCTTTCCCTAGTGAAGTGCATGGGAATCAAGGATCTAGCTCTACAAACTTCCATGCTGTCTCCATGTGAATCTCTTCGGTCCTTGTCTATCCGAAGCTGTCCAGGATTCGGGAGCAGTAGCTTAGCTATGGTTGGTAAGCTCTGCCCCAAGCTGCATCAATTAGATCTCAGTGGGCTTTGTGGAATAACCGATGCTGGTCTTCTCCCACTCTTGGAGAACTGTGAAGGACTTGTTAAGGTGAACCTTAGCGACTGCCTGAACTTGACAGACCAAGTGGTGCTTTCATTGGCTACGCGACATGGCGAGACCCTTGAATTGTTGAATCTCGACGGATGCAGGAAGGTTACCGATGCAAGTTTAGTGGCAATTGCAGATTATTGCCCATTACTTATTGATCTTGATGTTTCTAAGAGTGCAATAACTGATTCTGGTGTAGCTGCTTTATCCCGTGGAGTGCAAGTGAATTTGCAGGTCCTTTCCTTATCAGGTTGCTCCATGGTATCGAACAAGAGTGTCCCTTCTCTTAAAAAGTTAGGAGAGAATCTACTCGGCTTGAATCTCCAGCATTGCTCCGTTAGTTGCAGCTCAGTCGAGCTTCTTGTGGAGGATTTGTGGAGGTGTGACATCCTCTCCTAA